A segment of the Siphonobacter curvatus genome:
GAGCATCACCAACAATTACGCTGCCCACTACTAGGCGTTCCTAAAGGGGCTCAGAATTGGGCTTCTTTAAAAGATTGTCGGAATTATTAAGTTTTTAGTTTGAAAACGAATAATTTTGATCAACGAAACGTTTAGTTATAAAATCAAAACAGGTAGCGATGGCAAAGGTTAAAGTAAAACGTCATGGAGTGTCGATGGACATGACGGCCATGTGTGACGTAGCTTTCTTGCTGTTAACGTTCTTTATCTTAACGGCGAAAATGCGTCCTCAGGAGGCTGTGCAGGTCACTACTCCAAACTCTGTAGCCCAGGAACCCCTTGCAGCAATTGATGTCATTACGGTATTAGTTTCTGCGGATGGTAAAATTTTCATGGGTGTGGATAACCACCAGGTACGTTTGGGTATGCTGGAGCAAATGTCTAAGCGTTACAATGTGGCCTTTACGGATCCCGAAAAAGAAGCTTTTCGTTTGTCTGAAAACTTCGGGGCTCCCATGGCCAACATGAAACAGATTCTGGACATGGATCCTGCTGAGCGTAACAAGCCCGGTGTACAGCCTGGTATTCCTAGTGATTCAGTTCGTAACGAACTTTTCTACTGGGTAGCAACGGCTCGTCAGTACTTTGGTAGCCAAGGAGCTAAATACAAAGTATTAATTAAAGCGGATCAGAATGCACCTTATAAAACGGTAAAGCAAGTGATTGCTACCATGCAGGAGCAGGATGTGAACAACTTTAATTTGATCACAGGTCAGGAAACAAAACCCACTTCCATGTAGAACTTGAAAGTTCGCTTTCAAATTCTTTAAACTAACAACGCAATGGCAGAGATAGCACAAGGTGGTGGGAATGACAAAGGTGGTAAAGTCCGTAGTAAAAAGGTATCTACCCGTGTAGATATGACCCCCATGGTAGACTTGGGCTTTTTATTGATTACTTTCTTCCTACTGACTACTACGCTTCAAAAACCGGTTACCATGTTCTTGGGTATGCCGGCTAAGGACAAAGAAAAAGAAAAGCAAGAAACATCTCCTATTAAAGAGTCTGAAGCAATCACCGTATTGCTGGGCAAGAAAGATGGAGAAGATGTGGTATACTGGTACCAAGGTACGGGCAAAGACGTAGCTACAACGCAGGTAGAGAAAACCTCATTTGCAGCCAGCGGCGGTCTTCGTGATGTACTGCGTCGGAAGAAGAAAGAAGTAGGCGAAAAATTCTTCGTAGTAATCAAATCTAAAGATGATGCTTCGTACAAGTCTTTAGTGGATGTACTCGATGAAATGGCTATTTCTGGAATCGACAAGTACGGTATCACCGACATCAACCTGAACGATAACAAGATTATCGATAAGGCAGAAGGTAAATAGTCAAAATAAAACTAAGAATATAGTTGTAAAACTAAATTTTTAGTTTTAACTTTGAATCAATCTTTTAGAACGTTTAACTAGTTGCCTACTCTTATGGCAGAAACAATCAAAATAACTAACGATACCACCTTAGAAGATCTGATTTTTGCAGATCGGAATAAGGAGTATGGTGCATACGACCTCCGTCGCCGGACGTCTCGTAATGCCCTGATTGCTACTGGTATTGCTCTTTTGATTGTTGCGGCCTTCTTAGCTGCTCGCTTGCTTGCTGCAACGATTGGTGAAGAAGAGAAAGAGGTAGAAGTTAAGCTGGCAAACATGTCAGAGCTTCCTCCTCCTCCGGAACAACCAAATCAGCCACCGCCACCACCGCCACCACCACCACCACCACCAGAGGTACCGGTGATGAGTACGACGGCGTTCCTTCCTCCTGAAATTAAGGAAGATACTGAAGTTCCACCCGATGTTGAGCCTCCCAAGCAAACTGAACTGGTAGATGCTCAAGCTGGTAAAGAAACCGTAGTAGGGGATCCTAACGCGGTAGAAATCGTAGCTATCGAAGAAGGAACGGGTAAAAAACGCGAAGAGGTTATCGAGGTGAAACCGGCTGCTAAGGAAGAAGTCTTTACGGTCGTTGAGCAAGCTGCTCAGTTCCCCGGTGGTGACGCAGAAATGTACAAGTACCTGAACAAAAATATTAAGTACCCCGCTGCAGCTCAACGAGCTAACGTACAGGGAAAAGTATTTTTGAGCTTCGTAGTATCCCCGGACGGAAGCATTTCTGATATCCAAGTACAAAAAGGTCTTGGTTTTGGTTGCGATGAGGAAGCAATCCGCGTGGTAAAATCAATGCCCCGTTGGAAACCTGGTCGTCAGTCAGGTCGGGCCGTGAAATCTCGCTTTAACTTGCCGATTTCATTCGTACTCGAATAATCTGAATTAACACCTAATATAAATGGGTCAGCATCTTTTACGGATCTGACCCATTTTTTCTAAAAGCTATGCCAAAACCCATTAACGAACAAGTAAACGCTTTAGTTGGTCTGATTATCCCGTTAGGATATGCAGCTATGGGCTATTACCTGATTGATTCTGCGTCGACAATAGCCGCTAGTGGAGTCTTATCGGAAGATATTGCGAAAGTATTGGGCGGGCTTTTTATTGGGTATAGTCTTTTAAAGTTATACTGGGCTTATCGTAAGTGGCTCCGTAATCAAGAAGAAGAGTAAATCTACGTCCATGAAAACTGTACTAAATTATTTCGGAATGAGTATGCTGGCTCTGTTAGCCTTAGTGGGTTGCCAGCAGAAATCAGGGGATAATCCTGAAGAGACGGTATCAAGAGGCGAAATGTTAGTAGCGGTTGATGAATCACTACAACCTGTATTGACGGCCGAGCAGGAAGCTTTTGCGGATAAGAACAAATATGCGAAGGTACATATGGCTTACGTTCCCGAGCTGATGGCTATCCAACTAATGTTGCAGGATTCTGCCCGGATAGCCGTAGTAACCCGGCACTTGAAAGCCGATGAGAAGAAGATATTTGAAGAGAAAAAGTTGAAGTACCGAGCCATTCATATGGCTACGGACGCTTTGGCATTCATTACCAATAGTAAAACCAGTGATACCTTAATTTCCGTAGATGAAATTGACGGGATCATGAAGGGAAAGATTACCCAGTGGAATCAACTGAAACACGGGAAGTCTTCGCAAAAAATTTCCTTCGTCTTTGACAGTGACAATTCGAGCAACTTGCAATATTTATTAGATACACTAAGAATAGCCGACAAGAAACAGACACCTATTTACGCAGTCAAGTCTAATAAAGAAGTCATTGAGTACATTCAAAAAACGCCCGGAGCGATTGGGGTAATTGGTGTAAACTGGATCAGTGATATTGATGATCCCGAGCATCCCCGCTTCATGAACGGTATTAAGGTAATGGGAGTGGCTAAAAAGGCGACAACAGACTTAGAACAATATTTTCAGCCTTTTCAGTACGCCATCGCTTTAAAGAAATACCCTTTGAATCGTAATGTGTATATGATTACTAAAGAAGCTAAACGAGGCTTAGGTACGGGATTCATTAACTATGTGATGACTGACGCTGGGCAACGAATTGTGTTAAAAAGTGGTCTCTTACCAGCCAATCAAATTATTCGTTTGGTTCAGGTGCGGCAGATGTGATTGTGAGGCAACTAGCGTAAAAATCATTTTTTTTCATAAAATTGTGCAACTATTTATTTAGTTAGTCTGTTATATAAGAGTGATGGCTAGTTGACGAAAAAATAGCTGAATTGAAATTCTAACAATTCTCTAATTTTTTTTATAATCGCTGGAAATTACAGTAATTTCGAATTCTATATCCATTATTGTTGAACGTAAGGTATCACCTTCCCAAAACCCAATTTTCTTCTACGATGAGAGTGAAATTCAAATCGCTAATTCTGGTAGCCGGGATGCTGGCCTTGGGTGCAACGAGCTCGTTTGCACAATCGCCAGAAGTTGCAGGAGCACTAAAGGCTCTTGAAGCAGATCGTCTTGGTTCAGCCCGTGAGGCTTTGGAAAAGGCGGCGACTTCCTCCCCATCGGCTGAAAATCAGTTTTATTTAGGATATTACTATTTAAGACTGGCTAGTGCCGAAGATGAAGGCAGTGTGAAAATCGCTGAATATCTAGACAAAGCAAAAGCTGCTTTTGATAAAGGCGTAGCGGACGATGCAAAATCGAAATTTCCGCTCAATAAAGTAGGGCAAGCTGGCGTATTGCTGGGTCAGGGTAAATTGGCTGAAGCAACGACTTTAATCGATCAGGTATTAGCTGATACAAAGAGCAAAGACGAAGATGTACTATGGCGAGCTGCTGAAATGTACACGTTGTTCACCAAAAAAGGACAAGCCAATGATCCGGGTAAAGCTATCACGCTGATTGACCAGATTGCTGGTTTGAAAAAGAAAAAAGATCGTCCTGAGTATCAACTTGTTAAAGGAGATGCTTACCTGATCAAAAACGAAGGTGGTCCGGCTATTTCAGCTTACGAGGAAGCACTTCGTTTACAGCAAGATACGCAAATGGCTGCTTTGGCCTATACGCGGATGGGTCGAGTTTGGAAACGTGGTAAGAACTACTCTAGTACCCAAACGTCGTACAATGATGCGATCAAAGCAGACGAAAAATTTGCTCCAGTATACTGGGAGTTTGCTGAATTATGGTTGTTTGCCGGTAACTACAAAAATGCCGCTGAGAACCTCGATAAATACATTCAGTATAGTGAAGAATCTCCAGACGTAATCTTGCGCTACGTTAAGTTTGCCTTCCTTGCTCAACAGTATCAGAAAGTAGTAGATGCATTGGCTAAAATTGAAGGTAAAGTAAATGATCCCGATCTTCCTCGGATTAAGGGCTGGTCTTTAACGGAATTAGGACAGTATGAGCAAGGAGCTCAGAATCTGGAAACGTTATTAAAGTCTAATCCGAAGAAAGTTTATCCGGATGATTATCGTTACCTAGGTATTGATTACCGTGAATTGAAGCAGGATTCTCTGGCTGTAATGAACTTCGAGAAAGCTGCTGCGGCAGGTGATACGGTGTTCAATAACTACGAAGAGATCGCTAAGATCCGTCAGGCTCAGAAACGTTACCTGGATGCAGCGAAAGCTTATGACCAATCGATTGCTTGGAAAGATAAGCGTCCTGACAAACGCCCAACTTACGCCGATTTCTACCGCAAAGGTATTGCTTACTATCAGCATATTAGCTCTGCTAAAGATACCACAGTAGTACCCCAAGCCGTTGAATCATTTGCTCGGATGGGAACGATGGCGGATAGTACGGTAAAAGCAAATACTCAGTTGACAGAGGAACAGAAAGAGTCGCTCCAAGGATTCGTAACAATGACTCCCCTGTGGCAAGCTCGTTCGAACCGTTTGTTCGCGGATCGTTCTAAAGCGTTACCTTACTACGAACAGTATATTGCTGTAGCGGATACGGCTAAAAATCAGAAAGAACTGATTGAAGCTTACCAATACCAGGCTTACTATGAGTTTTTAGTAACGAAGGATAATGATAAAGGTAAAGAGTACATGAAGAAAATCTTGGCTCTGGATCCTGAAAACGCAGAAGCGAATCGTATCCTGAACCCACCTGCTCCAGCTGTCGCTCCTAAGAAAGGTGCAGCTAAGCCTAAGGCAGGTGCTAAGGCTAGCTCAGCCCCGGCTAAAAACTAATCGTAGCCTTAATAAATAAAAAGAGCCTCGTTTCCGAGGCTCTTTTTATTTATTGCTAACTAACCTCATAAGCCCCTAATAAAGAGAGTCGAAGCAGATAGAGTATCATTCATCAACTTGAACCATAATAATGATTGCTTGTCATTCAAGGCTGATATTTCAGAACGGCTGAATTTGCCCTCCTTGAAAGGCCTGTTGATAACGATAGACTAGATAACACCAAAGATGGTCATGGGAATGAACCTATAAAAAAGCCTGCATCCATTAGATGCAGGCTTTTTTATAGGTTCATTTTATACTAGGGTAAAATCGTTAGACGCTTGGTACGTTCAAAACCATCTACTCTAATACGAATGATGAAAATACCGGGGAGACGGCCTAAACTGATGAATTTTCGTTCGTTGAATTCATTGATAATGCCACTGTATAGAACCACTCCTGAAGTAGTAACTACACTCACTTCTGCTCCTTTCCAGTTCTCTTTCGTTTCCAGGGTAAAGTTTCCGTCTGGGCTCGGATTCGGATAGACACTAAAGCCGTCTTGAGCCGGGTCATAACTATAACTAAAAGGCTGCGACAAGGCCGAAGTACACTCAAATCTTCCCACCGGAGCAACATTATATTCGATCACACTTTTAACCGTATATACTCCTTCTTTAAGAGGCTTGAAATAAACGGAATTAAACGTACTCGTATCCATGCCCATGATCCATGAATTACGCGTACCTGGAATATTGGCTTGAGCCTGTAAAGTATAAGGACCTACCTGAGCAATTTTGGGCGTTTCAGGATTCGGACGAGCCGATACCGTCACTTTATCCGATTGATTTCTACAGCCGTTCGCATCCGTTGCCTGAGCGTAGTAATCACCACTGATGCGGGCGGTTAGCAAGTCCGTATTCGAAACTTGCTGATTGGCCAGTAACCAGGAGGGACGTTCGGATGTGATGGCTCTTAAAGTGACCGTTTCTCCTTCACAAAACGCTAATTTTCCTTGTAACAAAGCCACAGTAGGCTTAGCGGGTAAAGGATTTACTTTTAAGCTTACGGGATCAGATACGGGCGAAGGACAGTTTGCTCTACTGATGGTTTGAACCGTATACGAACGGGCTTCATTAGTTGAAATGCTCAGCGTAGCCGCATTATTGTAATTCCACAAATAGGTACCGTCCGATGGACTCGAAGTAAATTCAACGGTTTCATTCGCACAAATGGTCACATTTCGGTTGGGGTCAATCCCGCGGTTAGCCTGAATGGTTGGTTTGGCCGGAATAGGATTTACGGTAATCTGAATGGCGTCAGAAGCCACCGACCGGCATTGGTCGGCATTGAGTACCTGCACTGAATAATTACTGGTCGTAGTAGGCTGAATGTTTTTACTGGTAGCTCCATTACTCCAGATATAACCTACAGCAGTCTCATTCGTAGCGAGGACCCGGGGAGTTCCCGCACAGAAGCTAGTGGGTCCATCAGCCGTGATACTAGGTTTAGCTGGCCGCGAGCGTCTTCCCAAAACGATGGATTCTGCACTATAATTACATCCTAAGAGATCCTTATACGTTAAGGAATACGAACCACCTTCTGCTCCTGGAATAGTAGGCGTAGTCGCTCCGGTATTCCAAACGTTATTCGCCGCATAGTTAGACTGAAGGGTAGGCGTAACGCCTTCGCAGAAATACGTACTTCCACCATTATCTTTCAAAATGTCACCACCAATTACCGGGCGATCGGGTACTTTATACGGCAGTGAAAAAACGGTGGTATTACCGCTTTTCATCTTGGCCATGTACGGGTCGCCCTGACCCACGGTGATAGTAGCCCCGTTTTGTCCATTACTCCAGCCATAAGGATTTTGATTGGGTACACTTAACGTAAGCGTATTGGTATTGCCACAGACTGCTGAAATCGTAGTGAGCGTATTGGCCTGTTTAGGTGTGGAGCGGTTGAACACACCATTTGACATTAGAGCATCGTACCAGCCTTGAGCTACCTGATTATAGGCATTGACGTAGAAGTGAACACCTCCTGAACGAGGAATGCCGTAATCGTCTGTATTAGGTCCCAAAAATACGTTAGGTACAGAAGAAGCTACTTGTGTTTGGGCAGCAATGATATTGGGCGATACGCCATTGTTATAACTGGTTCGGGCTACTACCCAGCTGAGCTGATCGTAACCGAGATCCTGACGACTTTTTTGGATGACTGCCGTTAAATCATTGACGTAAGAGGCTAATGGCGTATTGATCGTTGCTGAATCATCCGCTTCACCCTGCATCCACAGCACAGTACGGGCTCCCGTGATCGATAGGTAATAGGTCAGAATATTTTTCAGGTTATTATACGGATAACCCTGAGCAAAATATTTATACTCATCGGCACAGGAAGTACAATAGCGGCTGATGGTACGCTGGCCTTGCGATGATTCACGCCAGTTCTGAATCGTAGTACCGCCAAAAGCACCGTTGTAGAATAACACGGGTACATTTAGATTCTGCGTGAGTAATTCACCCAAACGGCCCCAGTAATAAGATCCTACACCCACCGGAGCTACATCTTGCGAACCGCTCATTTTTCGGAAGGTAGGAAGCATCGGATAGAGGGGACTGGCTGGTTGTCCGGATACTACATCATACCGGTAAAACTGAGGATCCTGTCCATTCCCAGGCGTACCCCCTCTTAAATTCGAAGGGTTAGCAATCGTTATTCGGTCATCACTGGGGTCACTTGGGCTAGGTTGATTTTCAGACGGCTGATAGGTCACACCCTGGGCATTGGATTGACCAGCAATCACGAATACTTCACCCACTCCAAAGGGCTGCAGATCGTCGGAAGCGACTACCTGGCCGGCCAACGAGCCGCGTACTTCAAGCTTATACCAGCCGCCTGTAGCGGAAATTGTACCCGAAAAGAAACCATTGGACATGGAGGGAAGAGCCGTCCAGTCGATTGCATTACCCCCGTTGAGCGGCGTTAGTTTTGCTTCAATCTTATCAACGGGTTGATAGTAGTTGCCCGCAATTTGTACGGTAGCTCTATTATTGTTATCCCGTTGAAACACGATCCGTTCCACTGGAAAGGTAATGGTCATCTGAGCTTGTGCTGAGATACTGAACACCAATCCCAAAAGGCATACTAGCTTACTTAAATAAGACCTCATGCAGCAAAGGTTTTTCATAACAGATAGGAAGCACAGGCGAATACTTCCAATTAACAAAAATATGAATAAAATGTTAAATAAAAAATCCTAATCTTTGACTGTCAATGAGTTACAGTCAAGTGAAATAGGCTTCATCTAATACTTTACCAATTATAGTTTCAAGATTGGCTAATTCGTACGGCAAAATTAGGTAATGCATTTAATCGATAAGTTGTCGGATGCAGTACTTTCACTCCTCCATGAATAACTACCACCCACACCTGATATTGCGTATTCGGTTGCAAGTACTCGACTGGAAAACTGCCATGAAAACCATTGGCGTAATAGTGCTTACCAAGGGAAGAAACGAAAGATTTGAGCGAATACCGTTTTTGTCTGGTTGGAATATAATGCGACTGAGAGGCATTCTTCAGTAAGATATACGCTCCGTCGTTTTTATGAACTGAACGAATAAACTGCTCATTAGTAAAGACCAATGCATGACCCATTTGTTTGGTTTCTAACGTAAATAAGTCGGCACTGACCTGATAAGGCATTTCAAAAAAGTAGTCATTGGGAAGGTCGTATACCCCTGCCCGAATGGATTGTGTGGTAATGGTATCTACGGCTGACTGTAAGCTTAAGTAGATGGGTGAACTGGGTAGGGCCCGGTTATTCTCCCAGCCATACATATCCGTATTGCGTTCTTTATAATAGTAATCCAAAGGAGCTAAGTATTCGAAATAGCTAAAGAAACAAACGAACACACTCAAAATTGTCCAGATACGAGCCCAGCGTAGCGTAGGACGAAGCTGGCTGAATACTAAAATTGAAATCAAAATCAGCCAGATAAAACCCATGTGTTTGTACCGGCTAATTAACACGGCCTGTGTACCTTCCATCGCTCGACCTACGGCAAAAGCAAGTATAGTGATACTGAAGTGAATAAGTCCACCCCATAGCGTAATCTTCCAGCGAGGGTAAGCAACTTTTGCGTGTTGAAAGGAAGGCTTAATGAAGAAGAAAGCCGAGTAAATAACAATACACCAAAAACTTAAACCCGTAGCCATAATCAGACCCGAGCGTAGTTTGAATGGAAGGACAGTATTTAAATCCGCAGACAAGCCGCTGAAAGACAGTAAGTTGTAAAGGATGAGCCAGGGGTGTTGTAAATTATCCGAGAGCTTAGGCCGATACGCGGGTACCACCAACTGATAGTAATACAACGCAATCATTCCACCAATGACGAGTACCCAAATACCCGCGTGCTTCCAACGGTGCTGGAGTAGTAGTAAAACTAAACCCGTAGGTAAGACGAATGTGCCACTAACGTCACTGAGAATGGCAAGAATAGCCGCACCTAAAGCAAGTGTTAAGTGACTTGCTTTGGGTTTATATAAGTAGTAAGCCGATAGTAAGGCAAAGAAGTGAACGACAATATGTTGCAAGGGAATCATTCCCCAGTAAATCGCTTCGTAGTACTGGATATGGAACAATAAAAAGGAAGCGGCTACTACCAGCAATACGGGTAATTGAGCTTCTTTAATAATGGTATAGAAAAGAAATAAGAATCCCAGTAGCGAAAGAAGCCCAATGAACATTTGAATCCGTAAATCCAGATGTCCGTTGATCAAATAAATGAGCGTAGCCGCAACCCGATCTACCACAATCCGCCGTTCGTCATCCTGTACCCAAATAATATGAATGAATTCTTTCCAGGAAAAAGGGGAGAGCTGCGTAAACTTGGTAACCGGTTCTAATAAAGCGTCGTAGTCATCCTGAAAAGGAATGTTAGTTACGTACGCAAAGAAGGTATAAAAGAAAAGACTAATCGGAATCAGGCTAACAAAGACAATCCATGTGGAGGAGATACTATTCTTGGAAATAGTAGAAGGCATTTTTTGAAAATAATTGGTTGAACGCAGTCATTTGAAACAATACAGCCCCCGTTAAGAGGCTGTATTGTAAAAATCAGGCTTGAGTCGGCGGATTTAACGCTTGCCAAATCAAATCGAGCAATGGATCCAGACCTTCTCGCGTAAAGGACGAAAAAAACAAATGAGGAATGTCAGCGGGTAATTGCTGAATGAAGGTTTGCTTATCTTCTTCCGTTAATAAATCGGCTTTAGAAATAGCTAATAAGCGGGATTTATCCATTAATTCAGGATTATATTCCTGCAATTCATTCAATAGAACTTCGTATTCTTCACCCGGATTTTCGGAAGAAGCCGGTATAAGGAAAAGTAAGATAGAGTTCCGTTCGATATGTCGTAAGAAGCGTAATCCCAGGCCTTTCCCCTGCGAAGCTCCCTCAATAATTCCCGGAATATCAGCCATGACAAACGAACGGAAGTCACGGTAGGGGACTACGCCCAAGTTCGGAACAATCGTCGTAAAGGGATAATCTGCAATTTCGGGTTTGGCAGCCGATACTACCGAAAGCAACGTGGATTTTCCGGCGTTGGGAAAACCTACCAGACCAACATCGGCTAGTACTTTCAACTCCAGAATAAACCAGACCTCTTGACCATCTTCACCAGGTTGAGAGGTGTGCGGAGCCTGGTTCGTGGAAGTTTTAAAGTGGGAGTTACCCAAACCGCCACGGCCCCCTTCCAGCAGAATCATCTCCTGGTCGTTCTCCGTAATTTCGAACAGTACTTCGCCCGTTTCAGCGTCTTTGGCAATGGTACCCAGCGGTACGTCCAGGTACACATCTTCGCCCCGGGCTCCGGTGCGGCGGCCACCCTCGCCGGGTTGGCCTTTGCTGGCAATGACGTGTTTCCGGTATTTAAGGTGGAGCAGTGTCCAAACATTGGTACTACCCCGTAGAATGATATGGCCTCCCCGGCCTCCGTCGCCACCATCCGGTCCGCCCAGCGGAACGTGTTTCTCCCGGCGGAAGTGCGATGATCCGGCACCTCCGGGTCCTGAACGGCAGCAAATTTTTACGTAATCAATGAAGTTTGTTGTCACAGCCCTAGTAGGTAATCTGATCCGTGTTAGCACACGGCTTGAGTGAGTATGGTCGTCCTTCTCCTAAATTTATGCAAAGTAAAGCAATGTTTTGCCTAGCCGGTAGCGATTCGCTCAAGTACGGCTGGATTCGGACGAAGCAAGGCCCGATAACTGGGCAATGCAAGGCTTAAGCCTGAATGAAAATAGGCCATTTCGGACGTTCCGAAATAGCCTATTTCAGTAATGTGAACGTATGTACTAAACGGCCGATTTTTCGATAGCCGTACAGATCTTCTCAAAAATTTCCTCGATGGCTCCAATTCCGTAAACTGAGGTGAACTTACCCTGTCCTTGGTAATAGTTGGCTACGGGCAACGTTTTTTCGTTGTACTCTTGCACCCGTTTGCGAATCAATTCTTCGTTCTGATCGTCGGGACGACCGGAAGTTTTTCCGCGTTCGAGCAAACGACGCGTTAACTCTTCCGCTTCTACTTCCAGAGCTACCATCGCTGAGATCGCCGTACCGTTTTCTTCGAGTAAGGTATCCAGAGCTTCGGCCTGGTTGACTGTCCGGGGAAAACCATCGAAAATAAAGCCAGCGGCCTGTTTATTTTCTTTCAGTTTATTATCAATCATGCCAATTACTACTTCATCAGGCACCAGCAATCCCTGATCCATCAGAGCTTTGGCTCTCAGTCCCAGTTCCGTACCTGCTTTAATTTCAGAGCGAAGCAGATCGCCGGTAGATAAATGGACGAGCTTGTATTTGTCAATCAACTTTTCGCTCTGGGTTCCTTTCCCGGCTCCCGGAGGGCCAAAGAGTACCAAATTAAGCATGAGACTATTGATATTCAGTATGAAACGATGTTAATAGGGCTGCAAAGGTACAATACTGCGTGGAAATAGAAAGCATCCGACTGGCTTTTACCCGTAATGTACTGTCGGGTTAGGCATTTAAATACTTCAAAACCTTTTCCAGGTCTTCAGGTGTATCTACGCAGGGGCTATCGTAAGTCGTTTCTACCATCCGAATTTTATAGCCGGCTTCGAGCCATCGGAGTTGCTCCAGCGACTCGGCTTTTTCTAGGGATGAAAGCGTAAGTTGCGTAATGGCCTGCAGAATATCCGTACGATACGCGTACATGCCCACATGCCGATAGTAGGTATGGTACAAGTGCCATTCTTGAGGCGGATAGTTACGCAGGTAAGGAATCGCCTGACGACTGAAGAGCATCACTTCACCCTTATTGTTAAGGACTATCTTCGCTTCGCCTGGATCGTGCAGGGTTTCCGCTGACGTGACTTTAATCATCTGCGTAGCTAATTCTACTTCTCCATCTAAAGCATCCACTAATTCATTGATCTGAATGGGATCTAGAAAGGGTTCATCTCCCTGAATGTTCAGTACATACTGCACGGATTCGGGAGCCTGATGCGTTTCTGCCCAACTCGTAAAAGCTTCCCAACAGCGATCTGTACCACTGGGATGATCTTCACGCGTAAGTACGGCTTTACCGCCAAAGTTCTGGACGTGTTCAGCAATA
Coding sequences within it:
- a CDS encoding PstS family phosphate ABC transporter substrate-binding protein produces the protein MKTVLNYFGMSMLALLALVGCQQKSGDNPEETVSRGEMLVAVDESLQPVLTAEQEAFADKNKYAKVHMAYVPELMAIQLMLQDSARIAVVTRHLKADEKKIFEEKKLKYRAIHMATDALAFITNSKTSDTLISVDEIDGIMKGKITQWNQLKHGKSSQKISFVFDSDNSSNLQYLLDTLRIADKKQTPIYAVKSNKEVIEYIQKTPGAIGVIGVNWISDIDDPEHPRFMNGIKVMGVAKKATTDLEQYFQPFQYAIALKKYPLNRNVYMITKEAKRGLGTGFINYVMTDAGQRIVLKSGLLPANQIIRLVQVRQM
- a CDS encoding ExbD/TolR family protein — encoded protein: MAEIAQGGGNDKGGKVRSKKVSTRVDMTPMVDLGFLLITFFLLTTTLQKPVTMFLGMPAKDKEKEKQETSPIKESEAITVLLGKKDGEDVVYWYQGTGKDVATTQVEKTSFAASGGLRDVLRRKKKEVGEKFFVVIKSKDDASYKSLVDVLDEMAISGIDKYGITDINLNDNKIIDKAEGK
- a CDS encoding ExbD/TolR family protein produces the protein MAKVKVKRHGVSMDMTAMCDVAFLLLTFFILTAKMRPQEAVQVTTPNSVAQEPLAAIDVITVLVSADGKIFMGVDNHQVRLGMLEQMSKRYNVAFTDPEKEAFRLSENFGAPMANMKQILDMDPAERNKPGVQPGIPSDSVRNELFYWVATARQYFGSQGAKYKVLIKADQNAPYKTVKQVIATMQEQDVNNFNLITGQETKPTSM
- a CDS encoding tetratricopeptide repeat protein; the encoded protein is MRVKFKSLILVAGMLALGATSSFAQSPEVAGALKALEADRLGSAREALEKAATSSPSAENQFYLGYYYLRLASAEDEGSVKIAEYLDKAKAAFDKGVADDAKSKFPLNKVGQAGVLLGQGKLAEATTLIDQVLADTKSKDEDVLWRAAEMYTLFTKKGQANDPGKAITLIDQIAGLKKKKDRPEYQLVKGDAYLIKNEGGPAISAYEEALRLQQDTQMAALAYTRMGRVWKRGKNYSSTQTSYNDAIKADEKFAPVYWEFAELWLFAGNYKNAAENLDKYIQYSEESPDVILRYVKFAFLAQQYQKVVDALAKIEGKVNDPDLPRIKGWSLTELGQYEQGAQNLETLLKSNPKKVYPDDYRYLGIDYRELKQDSLAVMNFEKAAAAGDTVFNNYEEIAKIRQAQKRYLDAAKAYDQSIAWKDKRPDKRPTYADFYRKGIAYYQHISSAKDTTVVPQAVESFARMGTMADSTVKANTQLTEEQKESLQGFVTMTPLWQARSNRLFADRSKALPYYEQYIAVADTAKNQKELIEAYQYQAYYEFLVTKDNDKGKEYMKKILALDPENAEANRILNPPAPAVAPKKGAAKPKAGAKASSAPAKN
- a CDS encoding energy transducer TonB, whose amino-acid sequence is MAETIKITNDTTLEDLIFADRNKEYGAYDLRRRTSRNALIATGIALLIVAAFLAARLLAATIGEEEKEVEVKLANMSELPPPPEQPNQPPPPPPPPPPPPEVPVMSTTAFLPPEIKEDTEVPPDVEPPKQTELVDAQAGKETVVGDPNAVEIVAIEEGTGKKREEVIEVKPAAKEEVFTVVEQAAQFPGGDAEMYKYLNKNIKYPAAAQRANVQGKVFLSFVVSPDGSISDIQVQKGLGFGCDEEAIRVVKSMPRWKPGRQSGRAVKSRFNLPISFVLE
- a CDS encoding sialate O-acetylesterase, with the translated sequence MRSYLSKLVCLLGLVFSISAQAQMTITFPVERIVFQRDNNNRATVQIAGNYYQPVDKIEAKLTPLNGGNAIDWTALPSMSNGFFSGTISATGGWYKLEVRGSLAGQVVASDDLQPFGVGEVFVIAGQSNAQGVTYQPSENQPSPSDPSDDRITIANPSNLRGGTPGNGQDPQFYRYDVVSGQPASPLYPMLPTFRKMSGSQDVAPVGVGSYYWGRLGELLTQNLNVPVLFYNGAFGGTTIQNWRESSQGQRTISRYCTSCADEYKYFAQGYPYNNLKNILTYYLSITGARTVLWMQGEADDSATINTPLASYVNDLTAVIQKSRQDLGYDQLSWVVARTSYNNGVSPNIIAAQTQVASSVPNVFLGPNTDDYGIPRSGGVHFYVNAYNQVAQGWYDALMSNGVFNRSTPKQANTLTTISAVCGNTNTLTLSVPNQNPYGWSNGQNGATITVGQGDPYMAKMKSGNTTVFSLPYKVPDRPVIGGDILKDNGGSTYFCEGVTPTLQSNYAANNVWNTGATTPTIPGAEGGSYSLTYKDLLGCNYSAESIVLGRRSRPAKPSITADGPTSFCAGTPRVLATNETAVGYIWSNGATSKNIQPTTTSNYSVQVLNADQCRSVASDAIQITVNPIPAKPTIQANRGIDPNRNVTICANETVEFTSSPSDGTYLWNYNNAATLSISTNEARSYTVQTISRANCPSPVSDPVSLKVNPLPAKPTVALLQGKLAFCEGETVTLRAITSERPSWLLANQQVSNTDLLTARISGDYYAQATDANGCRNQSDKVTVSARPNPETPKIAQVGPYTLQAQANIPGTRNSWIMGMDTSTFNSVYFKPLKEGVYTVKSVIEYNVAPVGRFECTSALSQPFSYSYDPAQDGFSVYPNPSPDGNFTLETKENWKGAEVSVVTTSGVVLYSGIINEFNERKFISLGRLPGIFIIRIRVDGFERTKRLTILP